A DNA window from Porphyromonas gingivalis ATCC 33277 contains the following coding sequences:
- a CDS encoding BadF/BadG/BcrA/BcrD ATPase family protein: MILIGDSGSTKTDWCIAAEGKDLGRFQMSGINPFQQDRNEIDTALRSEVLPTIGQKASSIRAVYFYGAGCTPAKAPMLYEALDSMLPHCDHIEVAGDMLGAARALCGDSEGIACILGTGSNSCLFDGREIKANVSPLGYILGDEGSGAVLGRLFIGSLLKGQMPEGLCEAFLQEYGLTSADIIESVYRKPFPNRFLAGFSPFILQHMDIPAVYSLVQNSFDDFLVRNVLRYNRPDLPLHFIGSVAFHYREVLSSIIKKRGLTLGSVLQSPMEGLIQYHCNDHV; this comes from the coding sequence ATGATTCTGATTGGAGACAGCGGTTCCACCAAGACGGATTGGTGCATAGCCGCCGAAGGAAAAGACCTCGGACGATTCCAAATGTCAGGTATCAATCCCTTTCAGCAGGATAGGAACGAAATAGACACTGCCCTGCGTTCGGAAGTCCTGCCGACCATAGGCCAAAAAGCCTCCTCTATCCGAGCTGTATATTTCTACGGTGCAGGGTGTACACCGGCCAAAGCCCCTATGCTATATGAAGCCTTGGACAGTATGCTGCCCCACTGTGACCACATCGAAGTCGCCGGCGATATGCTCGGTGCAGCCCGTGCTCTCTGTGGCGATTCCGAGGGGATAGCCTGCATATTGGGTACGGGCTCCAATTCCTGTCTGTTCGATGGTCGGGAGATCAAAGCCAACGTTTCCCCACTGGGCTATATCCTCGGAGATGAAGGGAGCGGAGCCGTATTGGGACGACTGTTCATCGGCAGCCTTCTCAAGGGGCAGATGCCGGAGGGGCTGTGCGAAGCTTTCCTGCAGGAGTATGGCCTGACGTCTGCCGATATTATCGAGAGTGTCTATCGAAAGCCTTTCCCCAATCGCTTCTTGGCCGGATTCTCCCCTTTCATTTTGCAGCATATGGACATTCCGGCTGTATATAGCCTTGTACAGAATAGTTTCGACGACTTTCTTGTGCGCAACGTGCTCCGATACAATCGTCCTGATCTCCCCCTCCACTTCATCGGCTCTGTAGCCTTTCATTATCGGGAAGTGTTGAGTAGCATCATCAAAAAAAGAGGCTTAACGCTCGGATCGGTACTGCAAAGTCCGATGGAGGGACTTATACAATATCACTGCAACGATCATGTTTGA
- a CDS encoding sodium:solute symporter, translating into MSPLVAILTVIVYFVFLFGISFVTGRKADNAGFFVGNRKSPWYMVAFAMIGSGISGVTFVSVPGMVAGSGFSYLQMVLGFVTGQLIIAFVLIPLFYRMNLMSIYGYLQERFGFSSYKTGAWFFFISKMLGAAVRLFLVCLTLQLIVFEPFGWPFMANVCLTMLFVWLYTFKGGVKSLIWTDSFKTLCLIVSVVLCIAYISADLGDKWGGVADLIGGSDYSRMFFFDDVNDKRYFFKQFLAGVFTVIAMTGLDQDMMQRNLSCKNYRDSQKNVLTGGVMQFFIIALFLMLGTLLYTYADSHGIPHPSKSDELFPLLATGSYFPPVVGILFILGLVSSAFSAAGSALTALTTSFTLDILQAHSHRSEEQSARIRHRVHIGMAVVMGLVIYFFNMVSNTSVIDAVYVLASYTYGPILGLFFFGIATKRAVRDRYVPLAALVAPVLCYILQSHSEQWFGGYKFSYELLIFNAFFTAIGLALLSRKKEIRS; encoded by the coding sequence ATGAGTCCTCTCGTAGCTATTCTGACCGTTATCGTCTATTTCGTCTTCCTTTTCGGTATTTCCTTTGTCACGGGCCGCAAAGCGGATAATGCCGGCTTCTTTGTGGGCAATCGCAAATCCCCGTGGTACATGGTGGCTTTTGCCATGATCGGCTCCGGTATATCGGGAGTAACCTTCGTATCCGTGCCGGGCATGGTGGCCGGCAGCGGATTCTCCTACCTGCAGATGGTACTGGGCTTTGTGACCGGACAACTGATTATTGCCTTCGTACTGATCCCTCTCTTCTACCGGATGAATCTGATGTCCATTTACGGCTACTTGCAAGAGCGGTTCGGATTCTCGTCCTACAAGACGGGGGCATGGTTTTTCTTCATCTCCAAGATGCTCGGTGCGGCTGTCCGGCTTTTTCTCGTATGCCTGACGCTCCAACTGATCGTATTCGAACCGTTCGGATGGCCTTTTATGGCCAATGTGTGCCTGACGATGCTCTTCGTCTGGCTATATACGTTCAAGGGCGGAGTGAAATCGCTGATCTGGACCGATTCGTTCAAGACCCTCTGCCTCATCGTCTCGGTCGTACTCTGCATCGCCTATATTTCCGCCGACTTGGGCGACAAATGGGGAGGGGTGGCCGACCTTATCGGCGGGAGCGACTACTCCCGTATGTTTTTCTTCGATGACGTGAACGACAAACGCTATTTCTTCAAGCAGTTTCTGGCAGGCGTATTCACCGTAATAGCTATGACGGGGTTGGATCAGGACATGATGCAGCGCAATCTGAGCTGCAAGAACTACCGCGATTCGCAGAAGAATGTCCTCACCGGCGGCGTGATGCAATTCTTCATCATAGCACTCTTCCTCATGCTCGGTACCCTGCTCTATACCTATGCCGACAGCCACGGCATCCCGCATCCGTCCAAAAGCGATGAGCTATTCCCTCTCTTGGCCACGGGCAGCTATTTTCCGCCTGTTGTAGGCATCCTGTTTATATTGGGACTGGTGTCGTCGGCTTTCTCTGCAGCCGGTTCGGCCCTGACGGCTCTGACTACTTCGTTCACGCTGGACATCCTCCAAGCACACAGCCACCGAAGCGAAGAGCAATCGGCTCGTATACGCCATCGCGTGCACATCGGCATGGCTGTCGTCATGGGGCTGGTCATATACTTCTTTAATATGGTAAGCAACACGAGCGTCATCGATGCCGTCTACGTACTGGCCAGTTACACTTATGGGCCGATATTGGGACTGTTTTTCTTCGGCATCGCCACCAAAAGGGCAGTACGGGACAGATACGTCCCTCTGGCAGCCCTTGTCGCTCCGGTGCTCTGCTACATTCTCCAGAGCCATTCGGAGCAATGGTTCGGCGGCTATAAATTCAGTTACGAACTCCTCATCTTCAATGCCTTCTTTACCGCCATAGGTCTGGCATTGTTGAGCCGGAAAAAAGAAATACGATCATGA
- a CDS encoding histidinol phosphate phosphatase, giving the protein MANKPLAYVLSERKANFGKLAGKTVIQARPTGRKRVDHRSFCDEVGRATTFTGAEVEAVLRLAAEIAKRHVENGDIVEFGDIGTLTPSFKSVLVVKGQERFNANVHITKPIVRLSPSRKYFTLTGVTYERVEASAKKKKTTKPSGGDGTENP; this is encoded by the coding sequence ATGGCAAACAAACCTTTGGCTTATGTGCTATCAGAGCGCAAGGCAAATTTCGGAAAGCTGGCAGGCAAGACTGTCATTCAGGCACGCCCCACAGGGCGCAAGCGTGTGGACCACCGCAGTTTCTGCGACGAAGTAGGTCGGGCGACGACATTCACCGGCGCAGAGGTGGAGGCTGTGCTTCGCCTTGCTGCCGAAATTGCGAAACGGCATGTGGAAAATGGCGACATCGTTGAGTTCGGCGACATCGGCACGCTCACGCCCTCGTTCAAGAGCGTCCTTGTGGTGAAAGGTCAAGAGCGGTTCAATGCCAATGTACACATCACCAAACCTATCGTTCGCCTCTCGCCCTCACGCAAGTACTTCACTCTCACGGGCGTAACCTACGAGCGCGTGGAAGCATCCGCAAAGAAAAAGAAGACAACGAAGCCGTCAGGTGGCGACGGTACGGAAAATCCGTAG
- a CDS encoding replication-associated recombination protein A has product MKQIPLAERMRPKTLADYVGQQHLIGSGAVLRQMIEQGQTPSMILWGPPGVGKTTLAEIIAHEVDAPFYTLSAVSSGVKEVREVIADIESNRGNLFDKGGRAILFIDEIHRFSKSQQDSLLAAVERGIVTLIGATTENPSFEVIRPLLSRCQVYVLKPQSDEDLLLLAHRAIDRDELLAAKHPVLEETEALLLYAGGDARKLLNILDLLATSEVEDRLVITNEKIRQRLQENPAAFDKGGELHYDIASAFIKSIRGSDPDAAIYWLARLIDGGEEPSFIARRLIISASEDIGLANPNAMLIAMACAEALDRIGWPEGRIPLAEATIYLATSEKSNSAYLAIDSALEYVRQSGNLPVPLHLRNAPTRLMADLDYGKGYKYSHDFPEHFVSQQYLPDKAANTSFWTPQMHTVHEAKLGERMKRWWKREKSQKDTAE; this is encoded by the coding sequence ATGAAACAAATACCCTTGGCCGAGAGAATGCGTCCAAAAACGCTGGCCGACTATGTGGGGCAGCAGCATCTGATCGGATCGGGGGCTGTGCTCCGGCAGATGATCGAGCAGGGACAGACGCCATCCATGATCCTGTGGGGGCCTCCCGGAGTAGGCAAGACTACGCTGGCCGAAATCATTGCACATGAAGTGGATGCACCTTTCTATACATTGAGTGCGGTCAGCTCCGGTGTGAAGGAAGTGCGGGAAGTAATAGCCGACATCGAATCCAATCGTGGCAATCTGTTCGACAAAGGAGGACGCGCCATCCTCTTCATCGACGAGATACACCGTTTCAGCAAGAGTCAGCAGGATTCTCTTCTGGCAGCAGTAGAGCGGGGAATAGTGACGCTGATCGGTGCCACGACCGAAAATCCGAGTTTCGAAGTAATACGTCCGCTCCTATCGCGCTGTCAGGTCTATGTGCTCAAACCCCAAAGTGATGAGGATCTGCTGCTACTGGCACACAGAGCTATCGATCGGGACGAACTGCTGGCTGCCAAGCATCCTGTACTGGAGGAGACGGAAGCTCTGCTTCTCTATGCCGGAGGCGATGCGCGAAAGCTGCTGAACATCCTTGACCTTCTGGCCACAAGCGAAGTGGAAGACCGGCTCGTCATTACCAACGAAAAGATACGTCAGCGCTTGCAAGAAAACCCCGCTGCTTTCGACAAGGGAGGCGAACTCCACTATGATATAGCATCCGCCTTTATCAAAAGTATTCGGGGCAGTGATCCCGACGCGGCTATTTACTGGCTGGCGCGCCTTATAGATGGTGGGGAGGAACCCTCATTCATCGCTCGCAGGCTGATCATATCGGCTTCGGAAGACATCGGCCTGGCTAATCCGAATGCCATGCTCATCGCCATGGCCTGTGCCGAGGCTTTAGACCGAATCGGCTGGCCTGAAGGCCGTATTCCATTGGCCGAGGCTACCATTTATTTGGCTACTTCGGAGAAGAGCAATTCAGCTTATTTGGCCATCGACTCCGCTCTCGAATATGTCCGTCAATCAGGTAATCTTCCCGTGCCCCTACACCTGCGTAATGCCCCTACCCGTCTGATGGCCGACCTTGACTATGGCAAGGGTTACAAATACTCGCATGATTTTCCGGAACACTTCGTCTCACAGCAATATCTGCCCGACAAAGCTGCTAACACCTCTTTCTGGACACCTCAAATGCACACAGTGCATGAAGCCAAGCTGGGAGAACGGATGAAGCGATGGTGGAAGAGGGAAAAATCCCAAAAGGATACAGCAGAATAA
- a CDS encoding tRNA1(Val) (adenine(37)-N6)-methyltransferase: MPTDIFSFKRFDIDQTGCAMRVGTDGVLLGAWAGEDPAGSIPQHCLDIGTGTGLIALMLAQRFPQARVQGIEIDPIAAECARANAAASPFSDRIVIASGDILDSSLESLIGNQRFDLIVSNPPFFKSSLHAPDRQRTMARHEETLPLEKLICRASELLSPQGRLALITPRDRLKDLRLYAATYRLVSSRLTEVRTLPHKEPKRILSEWRPADTAIDRSPFTDTLIIHPATGYYSPEYVRLTEPFYTTSFRILAVG, from the coding sequence ATGCCGACAGATATTTTCTCCTTCAAACGATTCGACATCGACCAGACAGGTTGTGCCATGCGCGTGGGTACCGACGGCGTCCTGCTGGGAGCATGGGCCGGAGAGGATCCAGCCGGAAGTATTCCGCAGCATTGCCTGGACATAGGTACGGGCACAGGGCTGATTGCCTTAATGTTGGCACAGCGATTCCCACAGGCCCGGGTGCAGGGAATAGAAATAGATCCTATCGCTGCCGAATGTGCTCGCGCAAACGCCGCTGCCTCTCCTTTTTCCGATCGAATAGTGATCGCTTCGGGAGACATTTTGGATTCATCGCTCGAAAGCCTTATCGGAAATCAACGTTTCGATCTGATCGTCTCGAATCCGCCTTTCTTCAAGTCTTCCCTGCATGCCCCCGACAGACAGCGCACCATGGCACGACATGAAGAAACCCTGCCGTTGGAAAAACTGATATGCCGTGCCTCCGAATTACTCTCTCCACAAGGGCGATTGGCACTCATTACGCCCCGCGACCGGCTGAAGGATTTACGTCTGTATGCAGCTACCTATCGTTTGGTTTCATCTCGCCTGACGGAAGTGCGTACCCTACCCCATAAAGAACCTAAACGCATCCTAAGCGAATGGCGACCTGCCGATACTGCTATCGACCGATCGCCATTCACCGATACCCTCATCATACATCCTGCCACAGGCTACTATTCACCTGAGTACGTGCGCCTGACAGAGCCTTTCTATACGACTTCTTTCCGCATCCTCGCTGTAGGATAA
- the rpoN gene encoding RNA polymerase factor sigma-54, translating into MLKQTLAQRQQQNLSVQQIQQIKLLELPAIELEERIQKELEANPALEEGAYDEEVAGSADGTEDNLMGDDTSDLSLGDYRTEEDIPEYKLREIQDRNSRREEIPFSAAVPSLNDRLVEQLKFLPLTDRQQQLAPYIIGNIEEDGYLHRDLEEILDDLAFRAGIEADKKEVEEVIGLVQSLDPPGICARDLKECLLLQLKRLPDTTARQTALHILTNHYDDFVSKRFEQLQEGASLSDSEMKEAFELIMQLNPKPANGWGDDAEATMNRVHPDFIVERMGDDLVVSLTRGRDIQPLRVSPVYQEMMQDYQSSAKNRSRERKQTLLFVKQKVDQAQWFIEALRQRRETLQRTMEAIVRLQDAYFRSGELADLKPMILKDVADPTGYDVSTISRVSNSKYVQTDFGIFSLKHFFSDGTVNDKGEEVSTREVKRVLAEAIDSEDKRSPLNDTELAEVLAENGYRLARRTVAKYREQLGYPTARMRKEVV; encoded by the coding sequence ATGTTGAAGCAAACCCTTGCTCAAAGGCAGCAACAAAATCTCTCTGTACAACAGATCCAGCAAATCAAACTCTTGGAGCTTCCGGCCATTGAGTTAGAAGAGAGGATACAGAAAGAACTGGAGGCCAACCCTGCTTTGGAAGAAGGAGCGTACGATGAGGAGGTGGCCGGTAGTGCGGATGGAACCGAAGACAATCTTATGGGGGACGACACCTCCGACCTCTCATTGGGTGATTACCGTACCGAGGAAGATATTCCTGAATACAAATTGCGTGAAATACAGGATCGTAACAGCCGACGAGAAGAAATACCTTTTTCTGCGGCTGTACCTTCGCTCAACGATCGTTTGGTCGAACAGTTGAAGTTCCTGCCTCTGACGGATCGACAGCAACAACTTGCTCCTTATATCATTGGTAACATAGAAGAAGATGGCTACCTGCATCGTGATTTGGAGGAGATTCTGGACGATCTCGCTTTCCGTGCCGGTATCGAGGCGGACAAAAAGGAAGTAGAAGAAGTGATAGGATTGGTGCAAAGCCTCGATCCCCCCGGTATCTGTGCCAGAGACCTCAAAGAGTGTTTGCTACTCCAATTGAAACGATTGCCGGATACGACAGCTCGGCAGACAGCCCTCCATATTCTTACGAACCATTATGACGACTTTGTCTCCAAACGGTTCGAGCAGTTGCAGGAGGGAGCATCCCTTTCCGATTCGGAAATGAAAGAGGCCTTCGAACTGATCATGCAGCTCAATCCCAAACCCGCTAACGGATGGGGAGATGACGCCGAAGCAACCATGAACAGGGTACATCCCGATTTCATCGTCGAGCGCATGGGGGACGATCTGGTCGTGTCGCTTACTCGTGGTCGTGATATTCAGCCCTTGCGCGTCAGTCCGGTCTATCAGGAGATGATGCAGGATTATCAAAGCTCTGCTAAAAACCGCTCACGCGAACGCAAACAAACACTTCTTTTCGTCAAGCAGAAAGTGGATCAAGCTCAATGGTTCATCGAAGCCCTTCGTCAGCGTCGGGAAACGCTACAGCGGACGATGGAGGCCATAGTACGGCTACAGGATGCTTACTTCCGAAGTGGAGAACTTGCCGATCTGAAGCCTATGATTCTGAAAGATGTGGCTGATCCGACGGGTTACGATGTCAGTACGATCTCTCGGGTGAGCAATAGCAAATATGTACAGACCGACTTCGGAATCTTCTCGCTGAAGCACTTTTTCAGTGATGGCACTGTCAACGATAAGGGAGAGGAAGTATCCACACGTGAGGTCAAACGAGTGCTTGCCGAAGCCATCGACTCCGAGGATAAGAGATCTCCCCTGAATGATACCGAGTTGGCTGAAGTTTTGGCCGAAAACGGTTATCGACTGGCTCGTCGTACCGTTGCCAAGTATCGGGAGCAGCTCGGTTATCCTACAGCGAGGATGCGGAAAGAAGTCGTATAG